Proteins encoded within one genomic window of Rhododendron vialii isolate Sample 1 chromosome 1a, ASM3025357v1:
- the LOC131323830 gene encoding protein ENHANCED DISEASE RESISTANCE 4-like produces MSEPSEIRLVRCPKCENLLPELKDYSVYRCGGCGTLLRGNTEILEVETLSHESDEERVKGGSDKFPEKLKNYSFPEGMDQSDGSENHIKSNSSHSGTSDKRVLFCSTADNHRNGSSTKIYEPGVGGVDNLEEDLNLYESNRVETGKQFEELKPPYGISNGSQNSAGVAEWRSAEEGEIEGFRRNPTRDFHGVRCSTPMYSEDSPSNYNLRSSYGNGEAMKNNQDRSDEFCKVGYLDQDRAELLRKLDELKDQLSRTCNVKDKPKEKFPLDRRWVHNEEPYGGFESQRPDGSWGSNGRLQHGRHYPEPSPYMNRQEMEMHNLHPSMHTPIQVQRFGGPLRSQGHRRGPHQAPGALQQPSSHPYFPGQYTDTDVDPFEPYPPITNFHHPSCSCFHCYSQQEVPAPVAPAAFHNRIFPNAQNNLMFYHHETPNAFGPRDCNHKIGHPPPLNSNNLQSLARWPSDHNSEAAGFVHRRPPRVVLATHGRRCRPIAGGAPFVTCYNCLELLQLPKHFLLMDINQKKVRCGGCSTVILFAIIDKKLVSICTESERTPKLVDDGPKATVIGGTLHSRVHANLARTTFSSDDYDDSGYDFEAMDREVISSSTGKGFSSNKSGEMGRIHSTSPYSSEDEGKIDTMSAKVEESNCVEPVAESNLSPPAAGSPLKYHLDYSDRFRLVKRFGKGSQSGRSEREKVEDPKKVTSLQNSMEEISLATEMDVSLNEYSNTGTSQESGDISREDQLRANKGNQSFFEGISKESFKDSSQSNLTIEQSSTHVTINGNLMSDRLLKKAEKLSGPIHPGHYWYDSRAGFWGVMGGPCLGIIPPFIEEFDYPMPENCGGGNTGVFVNGRELHQKDLNLLSTRGLPTTRDRSYIVEISGRVLDGDSGEELDRLGKLAPTIEKVKHGFGMKVPRVAA; encoded by the exons ATGTCAGAACCCTCGGAAATTCGTCTAGTTCGTTGCCCCAAATGCGAAAACCTTCTTCCAGAGCTCAAGGATTACTCCGTTTATCGGTGTGGTGGTTGCGGTACTCTTCTTCGAG GTAATACTGAAATTTTAGAGGTTGAAACTTTGTCACATGAGTCTGATGAAGAAAGGGTTAAAGGGGGTTCTGATAAATTTCccgagaaattaaaaaattacagttttcCCGAGGGAATGGATCAGAGTGATGGGTCTGAGAATCATATTAAATCCAATAGTAGTCATTCTGGAACATCTGATAAAAGGGTGCTTTTTTGTAGTACGGCAGACAACCATAGGAATGgttcttccaccaaaatttatGAACCGGGTGTTGGGGGGGTTGATAATCTTGAGGAAGACTTGAATTTATATGAATCAAATCGTGTAGAAACGGGAAAACAGTTTGAGGAGTTGAAACCCCCATATGGGATTTCAAATGGGTCTCAAAACTCAGCTGGGGTGGCTGAGTGGAGGAGTGCCGAGGAAGGTGAGATTGAGGGGTTTCGGAGAAACCCAACAAGGGATTTCCATGGTGTGAGATGTTCAACTCCCATGTATTCAGAAGATAGTCCGTCGAATTATAATTTGAGGTCTAGTTATGGCAATGGAGAAGCAATGAAGAATAATCAGGACAGATCAGATGAGTTTTGTAAGGTTGGGTATCTTGATCAAGACAGAGCTGAGCTTCTGAGGAAGTTAGATGAGCTAAAAGATCAACTTAGTCGGACTTGTAATGTGAAGGATAAACCTAAAGAAAAGTTTCCCCTTGATCGGAGATGGGTACATAATGAAGAACCTTATGGTGGTTTTGAGTCTCAACGTCCTGATGGCTCATGGGGATCAAATGGAAGACTGCAACATGGAAGGCATTATCCCGAGCCATCACCATATATGAATAGACAAGAAATGGAAATGCATAACCTTCATCCTTCAATGCATACTCCAATTCAAGTCCAAAGATTTGGGGGTCCTTTAAGGTCCCAAGGTCATAGAAGAGGTCCACACCAAGCACCCGGTGCCCTCCAACAACCATCATCTCATCCCTACTTTCCTGGACAGTATACAGATACAGATGTGGATCCATTTGAACCATACCCACCAATTACGAACTTTCACCATCCCTCTTGCTCTTGTTTTCATTGCTATAGCCAACAAGAAGTTCCAGCTCCAGTCGCACCTGCCGCTTTCCACAATAGGATTTTTCCCAATGCCCAAAACAATCTTATGTTCTACCATCATGAAACCCCAAATGCATTTGGTCCTCGGGATTGTAATCATAAGATTGGACATCCTCCTCCATTGAACTCCAATAACCTCCAATCCCTCGCAAGATGGCCTAGCGATCATAATTCGGAAGCTGCTGGTTTTGTTCATCGCCGCCCTCCTAGGGTGGTGCTAGCCACCCATGGACGGCGTTGCCGCCCCATAGCTGGTGGAGCTCCGTTTGTTACATGCTACAATTGTCTCGAATTGCTTCAACTGCCTAAACATTTTTTGCTAATGGATATAAATCAAAAGAAAGTGCGATGTGGTGGATGCTCTACAGTCATCCTTTTCGCAATTATCGACAAGAAACTTGTTTCCATTTGTACGGAGTCAGAAAGAACTCCCAAGTTAGTTGATGATGGTCCTAAAGCTACAGTAATTGGTGGTACTTTGCATTCTCGTGTTCATGCAAACCTGGCTAGAACAACATTTTCCTCTGATGATTATGATGACTCAGGTTATGATTTTGAGGCGATGGATAGAGAAGTCATTTCTTCCTCAACGGGGAAGGGTTTTTCATCAAACAAGTCTGGAGAGATGGGACGCATTCACTCCACATCTCCCTATTCTTCTGAGGATGAAGGTAAAATTGACACTATGTCTGCCAAAGTAGAGGAGTCCAACTGTGTTGAGCCGGTAGCcgaatccaatctctccccacCGGCTGCTGGTTCACCCCTTAAATATCATCTTGACTATTCTGATAGATTCCGTTTGGTGAAACGATTTGGAAAGGGAAGCCAAAGTGGGCGTTCAGAGAGGGAGAAGGTGGAGGATCCAAAGAAGGTTACCTCGCTGCAAAATTCAATGGAAGAAATATCGTTGGCAACTGAGATGGACGTTTCATTGAATGAGTACTCAAATACTGGGACATCTCAAGAATCAGGGGACATAAGCAGAGAAGATCAACTGAGAGCAAATAAAGGCAATCAGTCATTCTTTGAAGGCATTAGTAAGGAGAGCTTTAAAGACTCTTCTCAATCCAATCTAACCATTGAGCAAAGCTCAACACATGTCACAATCAATGGGAATCTTATGTCAGATCGTTTGTTAAAGAAGGCTGAAAAGCTTTCTGGACCAATCCATCCTGGACATTACTG GTATGATTCCCGAGCTGGTTTCTGGGGTGTGATGGGTGGGCCCTGCCTTGGCATAATTCCT CCATTTATTGAAGaatttgattatccaatgcCAGAGAATTGTGGTGGTGGAAATACTGGGGTGTTTGTGAATGGAAGAGAGCTTCATCAGAAAGATTTAAACCTGCTTAGCACGAGAGGGCTCCCAACTACTAGAGATAGGTCTTACATTGTCGAGATTTCTGGAAGAGTGTTGGATGGGGATTCTGGTGAAGAGCTGGATAGACTTGGCAAACTTGCTCCGAC AATTGAGAAGGTAAAGCATGGATTTGGCATGAAAGTTCCCAGAGTAGCTGCATAA